In Sutterella faecalis, a genomic segment contains:
- a CDS encoding efflux RND transporter periplasmic adaptor subunit, translated as MTDDKKTPQANESVKELLGEVRRPWYVRALPWVVVLAIAGGGAWYWQQNQAAGSRVQYVTQPVTKGEIRVTVTADGTLNPTRTVTLGSELSGIVRKVNVDVNDEIHANDVLIELDTRNLESKVASARAALASANAKLAESQATLREAEVKDKRLKELNKLSGGKMPSRTELDQQEAAVATAKAAVEVSRASIIDAEASLSQAETDLSKAMIRSPIEGVVLARSVEPGYAVAASLQAVELLTLATDLTKLELQVKVDEADIGSVKSGQRAYFTVSAYPDKRFPATLRKVAFGATTTENVVTYTTYLDVENADLQLRPGMTASATISTAQRRDVLLVPNSALRFVPREAAQKESSSARSAFMPGPPRHSGSQKSAREDSSQGQAERVRTVYVLKDGVPQPVTVRTGLTDGAHTEILSGEIHEKDAVVVDQQRAQRS; from the coding sequence ATGACAGACGATAAGAAGACGCCTCAGGCGAATGAATCCGTGAAAGAGCTTCTGGGCGAGGTGCGCAGGCCCTGGTATGTCCGTGCGCTTCCCTGGGTTGTTGTTCTGGCGATCGCCGGCGGGGGCGCCTGGTATTGGCAGCAGAATCAGGCGGCAGGAAGCCGGGTGCAGTATGTGACTCAGCCTGTGACCAAAGGCGAGATTCGCGTGACGGTGACGGCGGACGGCACGCTCAACCCCACGCGTACGGTGACGCTTGGCTCCGAACTCTCCGGGATCGTGCGCAAGGTGAATGTGGACGTGAATGACGAGATTCACGCGAACGACGTGCTGATTGAGCTCGACACCCGCAACCTCGAGTCCAAAGTGGCGAGCGCCAGGGCGGCGCTGGCGAGCGCTAACGCGAAGCTTGCGGAAAGCCAGGCGACGCTTCGCGAAGCCGAGGTGAAGGATAAGCGCTTGAAGGAGCTCAATAAGCTCTCGGGCGGCAAGATGCCTTCGCGGACCGAACTTGATCAGCAGGAGGCCGCGGTGGCAACCGCCAAGGCTGCTGTTGAAGTTTCCCGCGCTTCGATTATTGATGCGGAGGCTTCTCTGAGTCAGGCTGAGACGGATCTCTCGAAAGCCATGATCCGCTCGCCCATTGAGGGCGTCGTGCTGGCGCGCTCGGTGGAGCCCGGCTACGCCGTGGCGGCAAGTCTTCAGGCGGTTGAACTCCTCACGCTCGCCACCGACCTCACCAAGCTTGAGCTTCAGGTGAAGGTGGATGAAGCCGACATCGGGAGCGTCAAATCCGGGCAGCGGGCCTACTTCACGGTAAGCGCCTATCCGGACAAGCGCTTCCCTGCCACGCTGCGCAAGGTGGCCTTCGGTGCGACGACGACGGAAAATGTTGTGACCTACACCACCTATCTGGATGTGGAGAACGCCGATCTGCAGCTTCGTCCCGGCATGACGGCATCGGCAACCATTTCCACGGCCCAGCGCCGGGATGTGCTTCTCGTGCCCAATTCCGCCCTGCGGTTTGTGCCGCGCGAGGCGGCGCAGAAGGAATCTTCAAGCGCTCGCTCAGCCTTCATGCCCGGGCCTCCCCGCCATTCAGGCTCGCAGAAGTCCGCCCGCGAGGATTCCTCTCAGGGTCAGGCCGAACGCGTGCGCACGGTTTATGTGCTGAAGGACGGCGTCCCGCAGCCGGTGACCGTTCGCACCGGGCTTACGGACGGCGCGCATACGGAAATTCTCTCTGGAGAAATCCATGAAAAGGATGCGGTCGTGGTTGATCAGCAGCGCGCTCAGAGATCCTGA
- a CDS encoding efflux transporter outer membrane subunit, with translation MHAGLRPLSLAAALCLGLAGCAVEHPDLDRMTADMTPGNWQRSSLPTGSIVAWDNFWARWQDPVLTALLEKAFEANPDIATAAANLRSAEASITSANAALWPTASLGANAGKNRSGGTTRDSFSLEGSGGLALNLAGAEFWKADAAELSAAASRYSLEDVRAATAAAVAEAYVNLRAAEAQLEVVKKSLANYMETAETSRWQFEAGTGAASEAEDAMVQLASARARIPTLEGSIFEYRNALMRLTATPVEQLELGTSSVIPLPPDDAAVAIPAETIANRPDVRAARLNVEAALLQLKSAKSNFFPSLNLSGNIGTTAATVSALGTAGTGVAGLAAALTLPVLNWGSLIAGEESAAAEVDRNVAAYRSTLLAALEETDNAISSIANAERRRTDLSRAVEHARSAEMLARQEYEAGIGDYTMLLSTQRSLLSAEESELSNRADRAAGYIRLYRALGGAWAVDAAREDGAQKN, from the coding sequence ATGCATGCAGGTCTGCGGCCTCTCTCACTCGCTGCCGCGCTCTGTCTCGGACTCGCCGGATGTGCCGTCGAGCATCCGGATCTTGATCGAATGACGGCGGATATGACGCCGGGGAATTGGCAGCGCTCCTCCCTGCCGACCGGCAGCATTGTTGCCTGGGATAATTTCTGGGCGCGCTGGCAGGATCCGGTTCTTACTGCACTCCTTGAAAAAGCATTTGAAGCCAATCCGGATATCGCAACGGCTGCGGCAAATCTGCGTTCAGCCGAGGCGAGCATCACTTCTGCCAATGCGGCGCTCTGGCCGACGGCTTCGCTGGGTGCAAATGCCGGGAAAAATCGTTCCGGCGGAACGACGCGCGATTCCTTCTCGCTCGAGGGTTCGGGCGGACTTGCGCTCAATCTTGCCGGGGCTGAATTCTGGAAAGCGGATGCGGCAGAGCTTTCTGCGGCCGCGTCGCGCTATTCGCTCGAGGATGTCCGCGCGGCAACCGCCGCAGCGGTCGCCGAAGCCTACGTCAATCTTCGTGCCGCAGAGGCGCAGCTCGAAGTGGTCAAGAAGTCGCTCGCCAATTACATGGAGACGGCGGAAACTTCCCGCTGGCAGTTTGAGGCGGGAACGGGCGCGGCGTCAGAAGCTGAGGACGCCATGGTGCAGCTCGCTTCCGCACGCGCCCGCATTCCGACGCTTGAAGGAAGCATCTTCGAATACCGGAATGCGCTGATGCGGCTTACGGCGACTCCGGTGGAGCAGCTTGAACTTGGAACTTCCAGCGTCATTCCGCTGCCGCCCGATGATGCGGCCGTTGCCATCCCTGCAGAAACGATTGCCAACCGGCCTGACGTGCGCGCGGCCCGCCTCAATGTTGAGGCGGCTCTTCTGCAGCTGAAAAGCGCAAAGAGCAATTTTTTCCCTTCTCTCAATCTCTCGGGAAATATCGGCACGACGGCTGCCACCGTGAGTGCTCTGGGTACTGCCGGCACGGGCGTGGCGGGACTTGCCGCAGCGCTTACGCTTCCCGTTCTCAACTGGGGATCGCTTATCGCGGGTGAAGAGAGTGCGGCGGCGGAAGTGGACAGAAATGTAGCCGCCTACCGCTCAACGCTCCTTGCAGCGCTTGAAGAAACCGACAATGCCATCTCGTCAATCGCCAATGCGGAGCGGCGCCGGACGGATCTTTCCCGTGCTGTTGAGCATGCGAGATCTGCCGAAATGCTGGCGCGCCAGGAATATGAAGCCGGAATCGGCGACTACACGATGCTTCTCTCGACGCAGCGTTCGCTCCTTTCCGCAGAGGAATCCGAATTAAGCAACCGCGCGGATCGCGCCGCGGGCTACATACGTCTTTACCGCGCGCTCGGAGGCGCCTGGGCAGTGGATGCCGCAAGAGAAGACGGTGCTCAGAAGAATTAA
- a CDS encoding response regulator transcription factor, whose amino-acid sequence MFKNPRRILIIDTDAERCTLLVDYLRLEGFHALPAHAVEAGLDAVEHEALDLIICDEVMPGMTGEAMLAALRTRSDTPVLMLADTEEDAEAIKKAGADDAVVKPCPPRELYAHIGGILRRSSSSRATATPIVVGPLVVNPTERVAKAGNRPVELTTTEFSLFELLARNAGGPVSKEEIYPKVLGRPMGPYDRAIDVHVSSIRHKLSAVVGKALAIESVRGVGYQLIVRPPEELQSL is encoded by the coding sequence ATGTTTAAAAATCCTCGCCGCATTCTGATCATCGACACCGACGCCGAACGGTGCACGCTGCTTGTCGACTACCTTCGTCTTGAGGGCTTTCATGCGCTTCCTGCGCATGCCGTTGAAGCAGGGCTTGACGCTGTCGAACATGAAGCGCTCGATCTGATCATTTGCGACGAAGTCATGCCTGGCATGACCGGAGAGGCCATGCTTGCGGCGCTGAGGACCCGCTCTGACACGCCGGTACTCATGCTTGCCGATACGGAAGAAGACGCCGAAGCGATCAAAAAAGCCGGTGCCGACGATGCGGTCGTAAAACCCTGCCCGCCCCGGGAGCTTTATGCGCATATCGGCGGCATCCTTCGCCGATCCTCGAGCTCGCGGGCGACGGCAACCCCCATTGTTGTGGGGCCGCTTGTCGTCAACCCCACCGAGCGCGTTGCAAAGGCCGGCAACAGGCCTGTGGAGCTCACCACTACCGAGTTTTCCCTCTTTGAACTTCTTGCCCGCAACGCGGGCGGACCGGTTTCCAAGGAGGAAATTTATCCGAAGGTGCTCGGCCGGCCGATGGGCCCATATGACCGCGCCATCGACGTGCATGTTTCCTCAATCCGCCACAAGCTGAGCGCTGTTGTGGGCAAGGCGCTTGCCATTGAAAGCGTGCGCGGCGTGGGCTACCAGCTGATCGTCCGTCCTCCTGAGGAACTGCAAAGCCTCTGA
- a CDS encoding single-stranded DNA-binding protein yields MASINKVIVLGNLGADPEVRYTPDGGTAIATLRIATSRRYKNRDGQPVEETEWHRVILFGRAAELAKDYLRKGSSVLIEGRLRTRKWTDQSGNDRWTTEIVSENMQFVGGRNNRQDNGGDAGYAPSNDFESTPRPAPARQAAPAPAPQPSPAAASAPIDSLDEDVPF; encoded by the coding sequence ATGGCTTCCATCAACAAGGTTATTGTTCTCGGCAACCTCGGCGCCGATCCTGAAGTCCGCTATACCCCCGACGGCGGCACCGCCATCGCCACCCTGCGCATTGCCACCTCGCGCCGCTACAAAAACCGCGACGGCCAGCCGGTGGAAGAAACCGAATGGCACCGCGTCATTCTTTTCGGCCGTGCTGCCGAACTTGCCAAGGACTATCTGCGCAAGGGCAGTTCCGTCCTGATCGAAGGCCGCCTGCGCACGCGCAAATGGACCGATCAGAGCGGCAACGATCGCTGGACAACCGAAATCGTCAGTGAAAACATGCAGTTCGTCGGCGGCCGCAACAATCGCCAGGATAACGGCGGCGATGCAGGCTACGCGCCCTCGAACGATTTTGAATCGACGCCGCGTCCCGCACCGGCTCGCCAGGCGGCTCCGGCACCTGCTCCTCAGCCTTCACCTGCCGCAGCGTCCGCTCCGATCGACAGCCTTGACGAAGACGTTCCGTTCTGA
- a CDS encoding heavy metal translocating P-type ATPase has protein sequence MHAVWQDEPRRQIVLIVVSAIALLLGFFDITVSGIDLSWVAILLCGTPIVIEAAIGLITRFDVKADLLVSLALIASVIIGEYFAAGEVAVIMQLGALLEEMTVAKARKGIERLASLAPETARVISSGTERIIPASEVKKGETIRVNPGETVPVDGEILSGSTSVDESVLTGEPIPVDKAAGDHVMSGSINRFGVFELRADAVGESSTIARMAKLVESADASRAKIVRLADRWATWIVASALSMAFITWLATGEEIRAVTILVVFCPCALVLATPTAVMAAIGCATKRGVLVREGDALERLAEIDRAAFDKTGTLTTGEPTLCGVKSLSSAYTESDILRLAAIAEKPSSHPLGRAIIRGLKDAERAQLPNPNDFKMESGSGVSARIEGRAVAVGRLSWLKRIGAVGIEEAQSAAAVFEAEGATTVFIALDGTVAGFMALSDAMRPGIANVMRNLEKQNVSPMLMTGDHKEAAEHVAKEAGIDERFVDAGCMPEDKLRRLESLERATIRTAMVGDGINDAPALKRAWVGIAMGGIGSDFAVNAADIVLVRDDIRVIPWLVRLSRRMMRMIRFNITLAMGINFLAIILAALGLMGPVLGALVHNAGSVIVILNSARLLRTPAEEDQKS, from the coding sequence ATGCACGCCGTCTGGCAGGATGAGCCCCGGCGCCAGATCGTTCTGATCGTCGTCTCCGCCATTGCTCTCCTATTAGGCTTCTTTGACATCACGGTCTCCGGCATCGACCTCTCCTGGGTTGCGATTCTCCTCTGCGGCACGCCGATCGTCATCGAGGCGGCAATCGGACTCATTACGCGCTTTGACGTTAAGGCGGACCTTCTGGTCTCGCTCGCCCTCATTGCGTCCGTCATCATCGGCGAATATTTCGCTGCAGGCGAAGTCGCCGTCATCATGCAGCTCGGCGCTCTGCTTGAAGAAATGACCGTCGCCAAGGCGCGCAAGGGCATTGAGCGTCTCGCGTCGCTTGCTCCCGAAACCGCACGCGTGATTTCATCAGGCACGGAACGCATCATCCCTGCCTCAGAGGTGAAGAAAGGCGAAACCATCCGAGTCAATCCCGGTGAAACCGTCCCGGTGGACGGCGAGATCCTCTCGGGCAGCACTTCCGTTGACGAATCCGTCCTGACGGGTGAACCGATCCCGGTAGACAAAGCCGCGGGCGACCACGTGATGTCGGGGTCCATCAACCGCTTCGGGGTTTTTGAACTTCGGGCAGATGCCGTGGGCGAATCCTCCACGATCGCCCGCATGGCAAAGCTTGTCGAATCCGCGGACGCGAGCCGGGCGAAAATCGTGCGGCTTGCCGACCGCTGGGCCACCTGGATCGTGGCCTCCGCGCTCTCCATGGCCTTCATCACGTGGCTCGCCACCGGAGAAGAAATCCGCGCCGTTACGATTCTCGTCGTCTTCTGTCCATGCGCCCTGGTACTTGCAACGCCGACAGCCGTCATGGCGGCAATCGGCTGCGCCACCAAGCGGGGCGTGCTCGTGCGCGAAGGCGATGCGCTTGAGCGCCTCGCCGAAATCGATCGCGCCGCATTCGACAAAACCGGCACGCTCACCACGGGAGAGCCCACGCTCTGCGGCGTGAAGAGCCTCTCGAGCGCCTATACCGAAAGCGACATTCTTCGCCTCGCGGCAATTGCCGAGAAGCCGAGCAGCCACCCGCTGGGCCGCGCCATCATCCGCGGGCTTAAGGACGCTGAAAGGGCTCAACTGCCGAACCCGAACGACTTCAAAATGGAATCGGGAAGCGGCGTGAGCGCCCGGATCGAGGGTCGCGCTGTCGCTGTCGGCCGTCTCTCCTGGCTGAAGCGCATCGGTGCCGTCGGCATCGAAGAGGCTCAGTCCGCAGCCGCCGTTTTTGAAGCAGAAGGCGCCACCACGGTTTTCATCGCGCTTGACGGCACGGTTGCCGGCTTCATGGCGCTCTCGGACGCAATGCGCCCGGGGATCGCCAATGTCATGCGCAATCTGGAAAAACAAAATGTCTCGCCGATGCTGATGACAGGCGACCATAAGGAAGCTGCAGAACATGTTGCCAAAGAAGCCGGCATTGACGAACGGTTCGTCGATGCGGGCTGCATGCCTGAGGACAAGCTCCGCCGCCTCGAGTCGCTTGAGCGCGCCACGATCCGCACCGCCATGGTGGGCGACGGCATCAATGATGCCCCGGCCCTGAAGCGCGCCTGGGTCGGCATCGCCATGGGCGGCATCGGAAGCGACTTCGCCGTCAACGCCGCCGACATCGTGCTCGTCAGGGACGACATCCGCGTCATTCCATGGCTTGTTCGACTCTCGCGCCGCATGATGCGGATGATCCGCTTCAACATCACGCTTGCGATGGGAATCAACTTTCTAGCCATCATCCTCGCTGCGCTCGGCCTGATGGGTCCCGTCCTGGGCGCCCTGGTGCACAACGCCGGCTCCGTCATCGTCATTCTCAATTCCGCAAGGCTCCTGAGAACGCCTGCTGAAGAAGATCAGAAATCCTGA
- a CDS encoding metal-sensing transcriptional repressor — MKQCMDAPNLHRRLKKIIGQVQAIDRMVDEDVPCEDILVQINAAKSALHKVGQIVLEGHLQHCVRDGIAKGDADATVAKFAKAVEHFARMS, encoded by the coding sequence ATGAAGCAGTGCATGGATGCGCCGAATCTTCACAGGCGCCTCAAAAAGATCATCGGCCAGGTTCAGGCCATCGACCGCATGGTTGATGAGGATGTTCCCTGCGAGGACATCCTCGTGCAGATCAATGCCGCCAAGAGTGCGCTTCATAAAGTGGGGCAAATTGTCCTGGAAGGGCACCTGCAGCACTGCGTGCGCGACGGCATCGCGAAGGGTGATGCCGATGCCACGGTTGCCAAGTTCGCAAAAGCGGTTGAACATTTCGCCCGCATGTCCTGA
- a CDS encoding ABC transporter ATP-binding protein — MTDIPLIEFRGIGKRYGTGEAAFTALHSIDLTIHEGEFVAIMGPSGSGKSTAMNIIGALDRPSWGEYLFEGVHVENLSNDERAMLRRRYIGFVFQGFNLLPRTTALENVELPLLYRGLKRAERQKLAFAALDRVGLADWAHHTPAELSGGQQQRVAIARAIVIKPKLLLADEPTGSLDSARSIEIMKLLSDLNQTDGITVSLVTHEPDMAKFARRHIIFKDGHLVRDDRGLPGEGPQTLAKEDGGEA; from the coding sequence ATGACGGATATTCCGCTTATTGAATTCCGCGGCATCGGGAAGCGCTACGGCACCGGGGAGGCGGCTTTTACGGCGCTTCACAGCATTGATCTCACGATTCATGAGGGTGAATTCGTCGCCATCATGGGGCCGTCGGGTTCGGGCAAATCCACCGCCATGAACATTATCGGCGCGCTCGACAGACCCTCCTGGGGGGAATATCTCTTCGAGGGCGTGCATGTGGAGAATCTCAGCAACGATGAACGAGCGATGCTTCGCCGCCGCTATATCGGATTTGTCTTCCAGGGATTCAATCTTCTGCCGAGAACGACCGCGCTCGAGAATGTTGAGCTGCCGCTTCTTTACAGGGGACTCAAGCGTGCCGAGCGCCAGAAGCTCGCCTTTGCGGCGCTCGATCGCGTGGGGCTCGCCGACTGGGCGCACCACACGCCGGCAGAGCTTTCGGGAGGCCAGCAGCAGCGCGTCGCGATTGCCCGCGCCATCGTCATCAAGCCGAAGCTTCTCCTGGCGGACGAACCGACAGGGTCGCTCGACAGCGCGCGAAGCATTGAAATCATGAAGCTCCTTTCGGACCTTAATCAAACGGACGGCATCACAGTTTCGCTTGTTACGCATGAGCCTGACATGGCGAAGTTTGCGCGCAGGCACATCATCTTCAAGGACGGACACCTCGTGCGAGACGACCGCGGGCTTCCGGGCGAAGGCCCTCAGACGCTTGCTAAGGAAGACGGAGGGGAAGCATGA
- a CDS encoding MFS transporter → MTQSAPWRMTPREKKTSISLAGIFALRMLGLFVILPVFAIYARELPGGNDEFMVGLTLGIYGLAQGILQIPFGAASDRFGRKPVIIAGLLIFAFGSFIAACSGSIWGIFFGRALQGAGAISAAVTAFISDSVREEVITKAMAMVGASIGLTFAVSLVIAPLLSDLWGVPGIFALTGLLALAAILVAKFVVPDAPQHLRTKTSGKPWQEILLDHQLIRLNIGIFVLHACLTAVFVVIPTRLLEMNLPSEHHWWVYLPAVTAGFIVMAPLIIMGEKRGKMVRIMKLVIGFLTVAFVLFAYLMHSIWEIAFLLGLFFVGFNVLEATLPSLISKMAPKSDKGLALGIYNTLQNFGLFAGGALGGFIAREWSAEAVFFTCAFAMLLWLASAIGLKEPERSSRKPGEALT, encoded by the coding sequence ATGACTCAGTCAGCCCCCTGGCGCATGACGCCGCGCGAGAAAAAAACAAGCATTTCGCTCGCTGGAATATTCGCGCTTCGCATGCTCGGCCTTTTCGTCATTCTTCCCGTTTTTGCCATTTATGCGCGTGAACTTCCCGGGGGAAACGATGAGTTCATGGTAGGCCTTACGCTCGGCATTTACGGGCTCGCTCAGGGCATTCTGCAGATCCCCTTCGGTGCCGCATCAGACCGCTTTGGAAGAAAGCCCGTCATTATTGCAGGCCTCCTGATCTTTGCTTTCGGGAGCTTCATCGCCGCCTGCTCGGGCTCCATCTGGGGCATCTTTTTCGGCCGGGCCCTTCAGGGCGCCGGCGCCATCTCCGCCGCAGTCACAGCCTTTATTTCAGACTCCGTGCGTGAGGAAGTCATTACCAAGGCAATGGCGATGGTGGGAGCCTCCATCGGCCTTACGTTCGCCGTTTCACTCGTCATTGCGCCGCTTCTTTCCGACCTCTGGGGCGTCCCCGGAATCTTTGCGCTCACCGGCCTCCTTGCGCTCGCTGCGATCCTGGTCGCGAAATTCGTTGTTCCCGACGCCCCTCAGCACCTGAGAACCAAAACATCCGGGAAGCCCTGGCAGGAAATTCTGCTCGACCACCAGTTGATCAGACTCAATATCGGCATTTTTGTCCTTCATGCATGCCTCACAGCAGTCTTTGTCGTCATCCCGACGCGGCTCCTCGAAATGAATCTCCCCTCCGAGCACCACTGGTGGGTTTATCTGCCTGCCGTCACGGCGGGCTTCATCGTGATGGCGCCGCTCATCATCATGGGGGAGAAGCGCGGCAAGATGGTACGCATCATGAAGCTGGTGATCGGCTTTCTCACGGTCGCTTTCGTGCTTTTTGCCTATCTCATGCATTCGATCTGGGAAATTGCATTTCTCCTCGGCCTCTTCTTCGTGGGGTTCAATGTGCTCGAAGCAACACTGCCGAGCCTTATTTCCAAAATGGCTCCCAAAAGCGACAAAGGGCTTGCTCTCGGGATCTACAACACACTGCAGAACTTCGGCCTTTTTGCTGGCGGCGCTCTGGGAGGCTTCATCGCCCGTGAGTGGAGCGCAGAAGCCGTCTTCTTTACCTGCGCTTTTGCTATGCTTCTGTGGCTCGCCTCAGCGATTGGCCTCAAGGAGCCCGAACGCTCCAGCCGAAAACCTGGGGAAGCCTTAACTTAG
- a CDS encoding ABC transporter permease — protein sequence MIWNAFLLAVRQIWRNPMRSLLTVLGVVIGVAAVITMVTIGNGASEAIRSEIESFGNNQLMLRPGMRLGPGQRIGAPSFKMEDVTALQTQLAGVVAVAPQVSKSVTLVANGRNWQTSITGTTLSYFTIDNRTFADGRSFEEAEEMAGSAVCVIGSTIANELFGRTDGVVGELIRTGSFSCRVIGLLATKGSAAMGGDQDDVVIMPVRTVQRRLIGDTRVSSLLILMDGNSDRERLKQAVKDLMRERRSLSAGDDDNFQIMDTAEIAEKVASTTGIMTTLLAAVAGVSLLVGGIGIMNIMLVSVTERTREIGIRLAIGALGREVLMQFLIEALMLGCLGGLLGMAVAFGASYVFCAWMEVPFAFDPFINLLAFTVSALTGIVFGFFPARRAARLDPIEAVRHE from the coding sequence ATGATCTGGAACGCATTTCTTCTTGCCGTACGGCAGATCTGGCGCAACCCCATGCGAAGTCTTCTCACGGTGCTCGGCGTCGTGATCGGCGTCGCGGCCGTCATTACGATGGTGACGATCGGCAATGGCGCAAGCGAGGCGATTCGCTCGGAAATTGAATCCTTCGGCAATAATCAGCTGATGCTGCGCCCGGGCATGCGTCTTGGCCCCGGACAAAGGATCGGGGCGCCTTCCTTCAAGATGGAGGATGTGACGGCGCTTCAGACGCAGCTTGCGGGTGTCGTTGCAGTGGCGCCGCAGGTAAGCAAGAGCGTCACGCTCGTCGCAAACGGCCGCAACTGGCAGACCAGCATTACGGGGACGACATTGAGCTACTTCACAATCGACAACCGTACTTTTGCGGACGGCCGAAGCTTTGAAGAGGCCGAGGAAATGGCGGGTTCCGCCGTCTGCGTGATCGGCTCCACCATTGCCAATGAACTCTTCGGACGTACCGACGGCGTGGTGGGCGAACTGATTCGAACCGGGAGCTTTTCCTGCCGCGTGATCGGGCTTCTCGCCACCAAGGGTTCCGCGGCCATGGGAGGAGACCAGGACGATGTCGTCATCATGCCGGTGAGGACCGTGCAGCGCCGTCTGATCGGCGACACGCGCGTCTCTTCCCTTCTGATCCTGATGGACGGCAATTCCGACCGTGAGCGCCTGAAGCAGGCGGTGAAGGACCTGATGCGCGAGAGACGTTCGCTTTCTGCGGGCGACGATGACAACTTCCAGATCATGGATACAGCTGAAATCGCTGAAAAGGTTGCCTCGACGACCGGCATCATGACGACGCTTCTCGCGGCGGTTGCCGGCGTGAGCCTCCTGGTGGGCGGCATCGGCATCATGAACATCATGCTTGTATCGGTGACGGAGCGCACGCGCGAGATCGGCATTCGTCTTGCCATCGGCGCGCTCGGCCGGGAGGTGCTCATGCAGTTTCTGATCGAAGCACTGATGCTCGGGTGCCTTGGCGGACTTCTCGGCATGGCGGTTGCATTCGGCGCTTCTTATGTGTTCTGCGCCTGGATGGAAGTTCCGTTTGCGTTCGATCCCTTCATTAATCTCCTCGCCTTCACGGTTTCGGCGCTCACCGGCATCGTATTCGGCTTTTTCCCGGCAAGACGAGCGGCGAGGTTGGATCCGATCGAAGCGGTGCGCCACGAGTAG